The following proteins are co-located in the Vidua macroura isolate BioBank_ID:100142 chromosome 1, ASM2450914v1, whole genome shotgun sequence genome:
- the LOC128806960 gene encoding myelin P2 protein-like — translation MCNRFVGTWKLISSENFDDYMKELGVGLAARKLGGLARPDVIISMKGDIVTIRTESTFKTTTISFKLGQQFDETTADDRKVKSVVTLEKGSLVQVQKWNGKETTIKRRLVDGKMVVECAMKGVVCTRVYERV, via the exons ATGTGTAACCGATTTGTGGGCACCTGGAAACTCATCTCCAGTGAAAATTTTGATGACTATATGAAAGAATTGG GAGTGGGCTTAGCTGCCCGGAAACTAGGTGGCCTGGCAAGGCCTGATGTGATCATCAGTATGAAAGGGGACATAGTGACCATCAGAACAGAAAGCACCTTCAAAACTACAACCATTTCCTTCAAACTGGGCCAGCAGTTTGATGAAACAACAGCAGATGACCGGAAAGTCAAG AGTGTTGTAACCTTGGAGAAAGGGTCATTGGTGCAAGTGCAGAAGTGGAATGGCAAAGAGACCACGATAAAGAGAAGACTTGTTGATGGGAAGATGGTGGTG GAATGTGCCATGAAAGGGGTGGTCTGCACTAGAGTTTATGAAAGAGTGTGA